A window of Polaribacter litorisediminis contains these coding sequences:
- a CDS encoding peptidylprolyl isomerase: MNNGIYAKFTTSKGDILVQLEHEKTPGTVGNFVALAEGNLENAVKPQGTPYYDGLKFHRVIPDFMIQGGCPQGTGTGNPGYKFEDEFHPDLKHDAPGKLAMANSGPATNGSQFYITHVPTPWLDGKHTVFGSVIEGQDVVDAISQGDEMKIEIIRVGEEAENFNAVESFRKFEGARAEREAEEKAKQKEILDAIAAGYDETESGLRYNIIQKGNGKQATKGANVSVHYKGQLLDGTVFDSSYKRKKPIDFSVGVGQVIAGWDEGILLLQVGDKARLVIPSNLAYGERGAGGVIPPNATLIFDVELMDVK; this comes from the coding sequence ATGAACAACGGAATTTATGCAAAATTCACCACATCAAAAGGTGATATTTTAGTACAACTAGAACATGAAAAAACACCAGGAACTGTAGGTAACTTTGTTGCTTTGGCAGAGGGTAATTTAGAAAATGCTGTAAAACCGCAAGGAACACCGTACTACGACGGATTAAAATTTCATAGAGTAATTCCTGATTTTATGATTCAAGGAGGATGTCCTCAAGGAACAGGAACTGGAAATCCTGGATATAAATTTGAGGATGAATTTCATCCTGACTTAAAACATGATGCACCTGGTAAATTAGCGATGGCCAATTCCGGACCCGCTACTAATGGAAGTCAGTTTTACATTACACACGTTCCAACTCCTTGGTTAGATGGCAAACACACCGTTTTTGGATCTGTAATTGAAGGACAAGATGTGGTGGATGCAATATCTCAAGGTGATGAAATGAAAATAGAAATCATTAGAGTTGGTGAAGAAGCGGAAAACTTTAATGCTGTAGAATCTTTTAGAAAATTTGAAGGTGCAAGAGCAGAACGCGAAGCAGAAGAAAAAGCAAAGCAAAAAGAAATTTTAGATGCTATAGCCGCTGGGTACGATGAAACCGAGAGTGGTTTGCGCTACAATATTATTCAAAAAGGAAATGGAAAACAAGCTACAAAAGGAGCCAACGTTTCTGTACATTATAAAGGTCAGTTATTAGATGGCACTGTTTTCGATTCGTCTTACAAACGTAAAAAACCAATTGATTTTTCGGTAGGTGTTGGCCAAGTTATTGCTGGCTGGGATGAAGGGATTCTATTGCTACAAGTAGGTGACAAAGCACGCTTGGTAATTCCTTCGAATTTAGCGTATGGAGAACGCGGAGCTGGAGGAGTAATTCCGCCAAATGCTACATTGATTTTTGATGTGGAACTGATGGATGTAAAGTAA